In Desulfosalsimonas propionicica, one DNA window encodes the following:
- a CDS encoding heavy metal translocating P-type ATPase, with translation MKQTCDLCGLEIRQTAVEDEMDGRRLVFCCKGCRQVYSMIMEASGATDPAAFRETEIFQRCVDAGIIPASQQDLEQREGGQKAGAAAPETDAAEKEAPENPGGSAERCLTLDLDLHGMWCPACAWVIEESLRQQPGVFSADCRFVTDRAKVVYDPVKNAPHTIFKTIAKLGYQAAPAGEGTGGATAGAYLRLGVCAFLTMNVMMLSFALYSGFFTELSTAGTAYISWPILVMAAIVFVYGGAPIHQKAFSGVTAGAPGMEALISLGAGAAFFYSLYHFYHNSIHLYFDTASMLITLVLGGKAAEQWVKDKIQARISGVFDLLPKKVRICTDDSPGGRFVDARMLGKGDVFRVLENDVVAADGVVVSGQGRADESTLTGEARPVVKNAGDPVSSGTRLISGDLRVRATAVEEASTAGQLISVMEDALEKKTGVEDASERVLRYFVPAVVLLAVLTGAAWFAAGLDFRESLIRAVTVLVISCPCALGVAIPLARVAGISLAAQRGILIHDFTAFERIGRVNAVVFDKTGTLTAGNWKLAEVYPLGGWDADTLLGIAAGLEAGSGHRVAGAVLDAAEKQKIPPARVSDVAEEENGICGRMDRKWVRMGSETFLGREIEGADRSPGIPELTQTRYLSYVYMSVDGIAAGIFCFGDLPGQSASGLVRALKDQGMQVALVSGDSTQTAKAVGRALGIDESRGDMTPADKADFVTDLKTRGYFAAMAGDGINDAPALAAADLGIAVHSGNNIGRRASDVTLMGSDPARMMDFQALARRVTATVRQNLWFTFVYNAVAIPVAMSGLLNPLVAVAAMMASSLSVTGNTLVLISREKTADRIT, from the coding sequence ATGAAGCAAACATGTGATTTATGCGGTCTGGAGATACGGCAGACAGCCGTGGAAGACGAGATGGACGGGCGCAGGCTGGTGTTTTGCTGCAAGGGCTGCAGGCAGGTATATTCCATGATCATGGAGGCCTCTGGGGCCACGGATCCGGCTGCATTCCGGGAAACCGAGATTTTTCAGCGGTGTGTGGACGCCGGGATCATTCCGGCATCCCAGCAGGATTTGGAACAGCGGGAGGGCGGTCAAAAGGCCGGCGCGGCCGCACCGGAAACGGATGCGGCAGAAAAAGAGGCTCCTGAGAATCCCGGGGGTTCAGCAGAGCGGTGCCTGACCCTGGATCTGGATTTGCACGGCATGTGGTGTCCGGCATGTGCCTGGGTGATCGAGGAATCCCTCAGGCAGCAGCCCGGGGTTTTCAGCGCGGACTGCCGGTTTGTGACAGACCGGGCAAAGGTGGTCTATGACCCGGTGAAAAACGCCCCTCACACAATTTTCAAGACCATTGCCAAACTCGGCTACCAGGCCGCCCCGGCCGGGGAGGGAACCGGCGGGGCAACGGCGGGCGCGTATCTGCGGCTGGGAGTCTGCGCCTTTTTGACCATGAACGTGATGATGCTCTCCTTTGCCCTGTATTCCGGGTTTTTCACCGAACTTTCCACGGCTGGCACCGCATACATTTCCTGGCCGATTCTGGTGATGGCCGCCATTGTTTTTGTTTACGGCGGCGCCCCCATTCACCAAAAGGCGTTTTCCGGGGTAACGGCCGGTGCCCCGGGCATGGAAGCCTTAATTTCTCTGGGGGCGGGTGCGGCTTTTTTCTACAGCCTTTATCATTTTTATCACAACAGCATTCATCTTTATTTTGATACCGCATCCATGCTCATCACTTTGGTACTTGGCGGAAAGGCCGCCGAGCAGTGGGTTAAAGACAAAATCCAGGCCCGGATTTCCGGGGTGTTTGACCTGCTGCCCAAAAAGGTCCGGATCTGCACCGATGACAGCCCGGGCGGGCGGTTTGTGGATGCCCGGATGCTTGGCAAAGGCGATGTCTTCCGGGTTCTGGAAAATGATGTCGTGGCAGCAGACGGCGTGGTGGTATCCGGGCAGGGCCGGGCAGATGAAAGTACCCTCACAGGCGAGGCCCGGCCGGTGGTCAAAAATGCGGGTGATCCGGTCAGCAGCGGCACCCGGCTGATTTCCGGGGATCTGCGGGTTCGGGCAACAGCCGTGGAAGAGGCGTCCACAGCCGGCCAGCTGATTTCCGTCATGGAAGATGCCCTGGAAAAAAAGACCGGGGTGGAGGATGCATCAGAGCGGGTTCTTCGGTATTTTGTGCCCGCCGTGGTGCTGCTGGCGGTATTGACCGGTGCGGCCTGGTTTGCCGCGGGCCTGGATTTTCGCGAGTCGCTGATCCGGGCGGTGACCGTGCTGGTGATCTCCTGTCCGTGCGCCCTGGGCGTGGCCATTCCACTGGCCCGGGTGGCCGGTATTTCCCTGGCCGCGCAAAGGGGCATTCTCATCCATGATTTTACCGCATTTGAACGCATTGGCCGGGTCAATGCCGTGGTGTTTGACAAAACCGGCACCCTGACGGCCGGCAACTGGAAGCTGGCAGAGGTTTATCCCCTCGGCGGCTGGGATGCAGACACACTTCTTGGCATTGCCGCCGGCCTGGAGGCCGGCTCCGGGCATCGGGTGGCCGGAGCCGTACTGGATGCGGCAGAAAAACAGAAAATCCCACCCGCACGTGTCTCGGATGTGGCAGAAGAGGAAAACGGGATTTGCGGCCGCATGGACCGGAAATGGGTCCGGATGGGCTCGGAGACGTTTTTGGGCCGGGAAATCGAAGGTGCGGACAGATCCCCCGGCATCCCGGAGTTGACGCAGACCCGGTATTTGTCTTATGTGTATATGTCTGTGGACGGCATTGCCGCAGGCATTTTTTGCTTCGGGGATCTGCCCGGGCAGTCGGCTTCCGGACTGGTCCGGGCCTTAAAAGACCAGGGCATGCAGGTGGCGCTGGTTTCCGGAGACAGCACGCAGACCGCTAAAGCCGTGGGCCGGGCCCTGGGAATTGACGAAAGCCGGGGTGATATGACCCCGGCGGATAAGGCCGATTTTGTAACGGATTTGAAAACCCGGGGATATTTTGCCGCCATGGCGGGCGACGGGATCAACGATGCTCCGGCCCTGGCTGCTGCGGATCTGGGAATTGCGGTGCACAGCGGAAACAACATCGGCCGCCGGGCATCGGATGTAACGCTGATGGGAAGCGATCCCGCGCGGATGATGGATTTTCAGGCACTTGCCAGGCGGGTGACGGCAACCGTGCGGCAGAATCTCTGGTTTACTTTTGTCTATAATGCCGTGGCCATACCAGTGGCCATGAGCGGGCTGTTAAACCCCCTTGTGGCCGTGGCCGCCATGATGGCCAGCAGCCTGAGTGTCACCGGCAACACCCTGGTGCTTATTTCCAGGGAAAAAACAGCAGACAGGATAACATGA